From Kineosporia succinea, the proteins below share one genomic window:
- a CDS encoding cytochrome P450: protein MSHVTWDASVGAFRVSGFDEANAVLRAPGWSSDPANSPLVPSDAVGNPASIMLFTDPPTHTRLRRLVAPAFSARAVEAFRGRVAAIVDSCLDQLDDAPGPVDLLADFAYLVPLAVIAELLDVGVEGAEVFLEQTPDLVRLLEVDPTADDVTAAMTAGIEVTMFLTPVLAARKGGDGTDFISQLLRTGLSVDEVMSTCVLLLAAGHETTANLIASGGLALMRHPDQLPALRQNPARAVDELVRLEGPVRVIGRTAVADHEVGGTHVSPGQAVLVELDRVGRDERRWPDAHRLDLTREGPGGLGFGTGIHFCLGAALARLEAEEALTRFFGRHPRARPLDPEPRWRDSATFHALDELPVAL from the coding sequence GTGAGCCACGTGACCTGGGACGCGTCGGTCGGGGCCTTCCGGGTCAGCGGCTTCGACGAGGCCAATGCCGTGCTGCGCGCGCCGGGCTGGAGCAGCGACCCGGCCAACAGCCCGCTGGTGCCGTCCGACGCCGTCGGCAACCCCGCGTCCATCATGCTTTTCACCGACCCGCCCACCCACACCCGGCTGCGCCGCCTGGTCGCGCCCGCCTTCAGCGCCCGTGCGGTGGAGGCGTTCCGGGGGCGCGTCGCCGCGATCGTCGATTCGTGCCTCGACCAGCTCGACGACGCGCCGGGCCCGGTCGACCTGCTCGCCGACTTCGCCTACCTGGTGCCGCTGGCGGTGATCGCGGAGCTGCTCGACGTGGGGGTGGAGGGGGCCGAGGTGTTCCTCGAGCAGACCCCCGACCTGGTGCGGCTTCTCGAGGTCGACCCGACGGCCGACGACGTGACCGCCGCGATGACGGCGGGCATCGAGGTGACGATGTTCCTCACCCCGGTGCTGGCCGCGCGCAAGGGCGGCGACGGCACCGACTTCATCAGCCAGCTGCTGCGCACCGGCCTGAGCGTCGACGAGGTGATGTCGACCTGTGTGCTGCTGCTGGCCGCCGGGCACGAGACCACCGCCAACCTGATCGCGAGCGGTGGCCTGGCCCTGATGCGGCACCCCGACCAGTTGCCGGCCCTGCGGCAGAACCCGGCGCGGGCGGTCGACGAGCTGGTGCGGCTCGAGGGCCCGGTGCGGGTGATCGGGCGTACGGCGGTGGCCGATCACGAGGTGGGCGGTACCCACGTGAGCCCGGGCCAGGCCGTGCTGGTCGAACTCGACCGGGTGGGGCGTGACGAGCGCCGCTGGCCCGACGCCCACCGCCTCGACCTGACCCGTGAGGGGCCGGGCGGCCTGGGGTTCGGCACCGGCATCCACTTCTGCCTGGGCGCCGCCCTGGCCCGGCTGGAGGCCGAGGAGGCCCTGACCCGGTTCTTCGGGCGCCACCCGCGGGCCCGCCCCCTCGACCCGGAACCGCGCTGGCGCGACTCGGCCACCTTCCACGCCCTTGACGAGTTGCCCGTCGCCCTGTGA
- a CDS encoding FtsX-like permease family protein yields the protein MFYVARKMARRRIASLVAVTSAVVGGAALITATGVLGESGFRSHAPVTRLAGADILIGADQTFRQDAGEAFPLPERASLPGHLVAELNNQPGVVTAAGDVSFPAAVLTPGGQPVSVQDASVAGHGWSITAFVGPTTGTAPSGAGQIGVGQALAEATGLGIGDTTRVVADGVTRSVRVTSVVSGNDAGIYFADSEVAAPDLVALKVASGEVGPTVDALRATYPDLTVAGGDERGDVLDPELGAARTLLTVLAGSMAGITLVLVGFVVAGALGVSIDNQRRELALLRAVGATPRQIRRLAAGQATVAAVVALVPGLALGYLLADQAGRMLVGLGMLPDDLPLSYSPLPALGTAALLLLTVQVAARGAAWRVSRRPATEAVAESRTEAPAPGRVRNGAGLLLIVAGTGLAVMPLVSRSVVAISGSALAGIIASIGLALAGPTQLHRLTARLPRPSSPTGWLAVSNLHGYSRRFAGAVTTLGIAVVFVTTYAFTQTSLMRAQSDDTRTGTTAQYSLSAPALGGLPGGVLGEVRSLDGVRGAAEVRNTTLLRRYSMLGDDEVESSSALVLGAGASSVLDLGVTDGTLDDLTGDTIAAGASTRLEVGDEATLYLGDGTPATARVVAVYDRDLGFGPLVASPDLVAGHLTNGLVTSVLVSTSSPDALSAYVSTHPGLVLTDPDATSTGPRGIPADVWINLAAIGVLLGYLLLGIANKLVAATTARRAEFATLRLNGSTVRQIRAMTRREAGLITVTAVTAGLGLAALPMLFLGLGLLGRPYPAGPVWLVPVTVAVVALIGFTSIELATRHALRLPPAEALAERD from the coding sequence ATGTTCTACGTGGCACGGAAGATGGCGCGCCGCCGGATCGCCTCACTGGTCGCGGTGACGAGTGCCGTGGTGGGCGGCGCGGCGCTGATCACGGCGACCGGGGTGCTGGGCGAGTCCGGGTTCCGTTCGCACGCACCGGTCACCCGGCTGGCCGGGGCGGACATCCTGATCGGGGCCGACCAGACCTTCCGGCAGGACGCCGGGGAGGCGTTCCCGCTGCCCGAGAGAGCCTCTCTGCCCGGTCATCTGGTGGCCGAGCTGAACAACCAGCCGGGTGTCGTCACGGCCGCCGGTGACGTGAGTTTCCCGGCGGCGGTGCTCACCCCGGGTGGACAGCCGGTTTCGGTCCAGGACGCGTCGGTCGCCGGGCACGGCTGGTCCATCACTGCTTTCGTCGGGCCCACCACCGGTACCGCCCCCTCCGGGGCCGGGCAGATCGGCGTCGGCCAGGCCCTGGCCGAGGCGACCGGCCTCGGGATCGGTGACACCACGCGGGTCGTCGCCGACGGGGTGACCCGCAGCGTGCGGGTGACCTCGGTGGTGAGCGGGAACGACGCGGGCATCTACTTCGCCGACTCCGAGGTCGCCGCGCCCGACCTGGTGGCCCTGAAAGTGGCCTCCGGCGAGGTCGGCCCGACGGTGGACGCGTTGCGCGCCACGTACCCGGACCTCACCGTCGCGGGTGGCGACGAACGGGGTGACGTGCTCGACCCCGAGCTCGGCGCGGCCCGCACGCTGCTGACCGTGCTGGCCGGGTCGATGGCCGGGATCACCCTCGTCCTGGTCGGTTTCGTCGTGGCCGGGGCGCTCGGGGTGTCGATCGACAACCAGCGCCGTGAGCTCGCCCTGCTGCGGGCCGTCGGGGCGACACCGCGCCAGATCCGCCGTCTCGCGGCGGGACAGGCCACGGTCGCGGCCGTCGTGGCCCTGGTTCCCGGCCTCGCCCTCGGCTACCTGCTGGCCGACCAGGCCGGCCGGATGCTCGTCGGGCTGGGCATGCTGCCCGACGACCTGCCGCTCAGCTACAGCCCGCTCCCGGCTCTCGGCACCGCCGCCCTGCTGCTGCTCACCGTGCAGGTCGCCGCGCGCGGCGCGGCCTGGCGGGTGTCGCGGCGCCCGGCCACCGAGGCCGTCGCCGAGTCCCGCACCGAGGCCCCGGCCCCCGGGCGGGTCCGCAACGGCGCCGGTCTGCTGCTCATCGTGGCGGGCACCGGCCTGGCCGTGATGCCGCTGGTCTCCCGCTCGGTGGTGGCGATCTCGGGTTCGGCGCTGGCGGGCATCATCGCCTCGATCGGCCTGGCCCTGGCCGGCCCGACCCAGCTGCACCGGCTCACCGCCCGGCTCCCGCGTCCGTCCTCCCCCACCGGCTGGCTCGCGGTCTCGAACCTGCACGGCTACTCACGGCGTTTCGCCGGGGCCGTCACCACGCTCGGCATCGCGGTGGTGTTCGTGACCACCTACGCCTTCACCCAGACCTCGCTGATGCGGGCCCAGTCCGACGACACCAGAACCGGAACCACGGCGCAGTACAGTCTTTCGGCCCCGGCGCTCGGCGGGCTGCCCGGCGGTGTCCTCGGCGAGGTGCGTTCCCTCGACGGGGTGCGGGGCGCGGCCGAGGTCCGCAACACCACGCTGCTGCGCAGGTACTCGATGCTGGGCGACGACGAGGTGGAGAGCTCCTCGGCCCTGGTGCTGGGAGCCGGGGCCTCGTCGGTGCTCGACCTCGGTGTCACCGACGGCACGCTCGACGACCTGACCGGCGACACGATCGCGGCGGGCGCCTCGACCCGGCTGGAGGTCGGTGACGAAGCCACGCTGTACCTCGGCGACGGAACCCCGGCCACGGCCCGGGTGGTCGCCGTGTACGACCGCGACCTGGGTTTCGGGCCCCTGGTGGCCTCCCCCGACCTGGTCGCCGGCCACCTGACCAACGGGCTGGTGACGTCCGTCCTGGTGAGCACGTCGTCCCCCGACGCTCTTTCCGCCTACGTCTCCACCCACCCCGGGCTGGTGCTCACCGACCCGGACGCCACGTCCACCGGCCCCCGGGGCATTCCCGCCGACGTGTGGATCAACCTGGCCGCGATCGGGGTGCTGCTGGGCTACCTGCTGCTCGGCATCGCGAACAAGCTGGTGGCCGCGACCACGGCCCGCCGCGCCGAGTTCGCGACCCTGCGGCTGAACGGCAGCACGGTGCGGCAGATCCGGGCGATGACCCGGCGCGAGGCCGGCCTGATCACGGTGACGGCCGTGACCGCCGGGCTGGGCCTGGCCGCGCTGCCGATGCTGTTCCTCGGGCTGGGGCTGCTGGGCCGGCCCTACCCGGCGGGCCCGGTCTGGCTGGTGCCGGTGACGGTCGCGGTGGTGGCGCTGATCGGATTCACCAGCATCGAGCTGGCGACCCGGCACGCGCTGAGGCTGCCTCCGGCGGAGGCTCTGGCCGAACGCGACTGA
- a CDS encoding glutathione peroxidase, protein MSLHEIPLTTLSGEPTSLGAHAGQALLVVNVASKCGLTPQYEGLERLQKTYSERGFTVIGVPCNQFKGQEPGSAQEIEEFCSRTYGVTFPMLAKTEVNGEGRDALYQQLTRQPDAEGEAGDVEWNFEKFLISPAGEVVARFRPRTDPEAAEVISAIEAQLP, encoded by the coding sequence ATGAGCCTTCACGAGATCCCCCTGACCACTCTGTCCGGTGAACCCACCAGCCTCGGCGCCCACGCCGGTCAGGCCCTGCTCGTGGTGAACGTCGCCTCGAAGTGTGGCCTCACCCCGCAGTACGAGGGGCTGGAGCGTCTGCAGAAGACCTACTCCGAGCGCGGCTTCACGGTGATCGGGGTGCCCTGCAACCAGTTCAAGGGTCAGGAGCCGGGCAGCGCGCAGGAGATCGAGGAGTTCTGCTCGCGCACCTACGGCGTCACGTTCCCGATGCTGGCCAAGACCGAGGTCAACGGGGAGGGCCGCGACGCGCTCTACCAGCAGCTCACCCGGCAGCCCGACGCCGAGGGCGAGGCCGGTGACGTGGAGTGGAACTTCGAGAAGTTCCTGATCTCGCCGGCCGGCGAGGTCGTCGCCCGGTTCCGTCCCCGCACCGACCCGGAGGCCGCCGAGGTGATCAGCGCGATCGAGGCCCAGCTGCCCTAG